In one Vibrio sp. VB16 genomic region, the following are encoded:
- a CDS encoding Maf family protein, with the protein MNKLDLILASTSPFRKLILEKIQIPFKQANPSCDETPLEREAPEQLVLRLALNKAKSCKIDDHSLIIGSDQVCVINGDIIGKPHTVENAVKQLTAASGQCITFYTGLALYNTSTDSTSVKLDTFKVHFRTLNQKQIEDYVKREQPLTCAGSFMSEGLGIALFDRLEGKDPNSLIGLPLITLIDMLEKQGVSVLGS; encoded by the coding sequence ATGAATAAATTGGACCTCATTTTGGCTTCAACCTCGCCGTTTCGAAAATTAATTTTGGAAAAAATTCAGATACCTTTTAAGCAAGCCAATCCAAGCTGTGATGAAACCCCATTAGAAAGAGAAGCTCCGGAGCAATTAGTCCTTAGGTTGGCTTTAAATAAAGCCAAGAGCTGCAAAATCGATGATCATTCCCTCATAATCGGCTCTGATCAGGTTTGCGTCATTAATGGAGACATTATCGGTAAACCCCACACAGTAGAAAATGCCGTTAAGCAACTCACCGCGGCAAGTGGGCAATGCATCACTTTTTATACTGGGTTAGCTTTATATAATACCAGCACAGATAGCACCTCAGTAAAACTGGATACTTTTAAGGTTCATTTCCGAACACTTAATCAAAAACAGATAGAAGATTACGTCAAACGAGAACAACCACTAACCTGTGCGGGCAGTTTTATGAGTGAAGGGTTAGGCATTGCACTCTTTGATAGATTAGAGGGGAAAGACCCGAATAGTTTAATCGGGCTCCCGTTAATTACACTGATAGATATGCTAGAAAAACAAGGCGTCTCTGTTCTCGGTTCTTAA
- the yceD gene encoding 23S rRNA accumulation protein YceD, with product MQKVKIPRTVDPVKAAQSRLDFDGIIQPSLFKRLAETTSGVKRDAEVSLSFEMDEQRLTVISGKANVEVDLECQRCNEIFAHECEVQFTYTPVRSEKSEVDTPEEYDLVDRNEYGEIDLIQLVEDEFILGLPQVAMHDDANCSVNSDNLVFGVLPKEVEEDKPNPFDVLKSLKR from the coding sequence ATGCAAAAAGTAAAAATTCCACGCACGGTAGATCCGGTTAAAGCCGCACAAAGTAGACTAGATTTTGATGGTATCATCCAACCTAGTTTATTTAAGCGCTTAGCTGAGACGACCTCAGGCGTAAAACGCGACGCAGAAGTCTCATTGTCTTTTGAGATGGATGAACAACGATTAACCGTTATCTCTGGTAAAGCTAACGTTGAAGTCGATTTAGAGTGTCAGCGTTGTAACGAGATTTTCGCACATGAGTGCGAAGTTCAATTTACTTATACTCCTGTTCGCAGTGAGAAAAGTGAAGTGGATACACCCGAAGAGTACGATTTGGTAGATCGGAACGAGTACGGTGAGATTGATCTCATACAACTAGTTGAAGACGAGTTCATTCTTGGTTTGCCTCAAGTGGCAATGCATGATGATGCGAACTGTAGCGTTAATTCAGATAATTTGGTGTTTGGTGTGCTTCCGAAAGAAGTTGAAGAAGATAAACCAAACCCATTTGATGTTTTAAAAAGCTTAAAGCGATAA
- the rpmF gene encoding 50S ribosomal protein L32, translated as MAVQKSKKSRSMRGMRRSHDALTTAALSVDPTTGETHLRHNVTADGFYRGKKVINK; from the coding sequence ATGGCCGTACAAAAGAGCAAAAAATCACGTTCAATGCGTGGCATGCGTCGTTCACATGATGCGCTAACTACAGCTGCACTTTCTGTAGACCCAACAACAGGTGAAACTCACCTGCGTCACAACGTGACTGCTGACGGTTTCTACCGTGGCAAAAAGGTTATCAACAAGTAA
- the plsX gene encoding phosphate acyltransferase PlsX: MKTITVALDAMGGDFGPCVTVPAVVQALSHFPELKVIVVGDQSMITPELSRLGYVGDDHSISRRLTISHSERVISNSEKPSLALRNSTGSSMRMAIDAVADGTADACLSGGNTGALMALSRFRLKLLPGIERPALVSALPTALGKKTWLLDLGANVSVDADTLFQFAVMGGALAEEHLDRPPRVAILNIGEEEIKGNDLVKRCAEMLSQTKSINFSGYIEGNQLLHDAADVVVCDGFVGNVCLKTAEGVAHLFIGKLKEHMATSNLKGWIARKLFANLIEEIKQLNPDQYNGASLLGLRGIVIKSHGSADVAAIVNAIGEAVHEVKRQVPSRISDRLEAVLLERHY; the protein is encoded by the coding sequence TTGAAAACTATTACCGTTGCACTTGATGCAATGGGCGGGGATTTCGGTCCCTGCGTAACAGTGCCTGCCGTCGTGCAGGCACTGTCGCATTTCCCAGAGCTAAAAGTGATTGTAGTCGGTGATCAATCCATGATCACACCTGAATTGTCTCGCCTAGGATATGTGGGAGATGATCACTCAATCAGTCGTCGTTTAACTATCTCCCATAGTGAACGAGTCATATCTAATTCGGAAAAACCCTCCCTTGCTTTAAGAAACAGCACTGGCTCGTCGATGCGTATGGCCATTGACGCCGTAGCCGACGGTACAGCAGATGCTTGTTTAAGTGGCGGGAATACCGGTGCGTTAATGGCACTTTCTCGGTTTAGACTCAAATTATTACCCGGCATAGAGAGACCAGCTTTAGTGTCGGCGCTTCCTACGGCGTTGGGTAAGAAAACTTGGTTGCTTGACCTCGGTGCAAATGTGTCTGTGGATGCGGATACGTTATTCCAATTTGCTGTGATGGGTGGAGCATTAGCTGAAGAACACCTAGATAGACCACCAAGAGTGGCTATACTCAATATCGGTGAAGAAGAGATTAAGGGTAATGACTTAGTAAAAAGATGCGCTGAAATGCTAAGTCAAACTAAGTCGATTAACTTTAGTGGTTATATCGAAGGCAATCAGTTACTTCACGATGCGGCCGATGTCGTTGTATGCGATGGCTTTGTCGGCAATGTTTGTTTAAAGACAGCAGAGGGTGTTGCCCACCTTTTTATTGGTAAACTTAAAGAGCATATGGCAACATCAAATCTAAAGGGTTGGATAGCAAGAAAATTATTTGCCAACCTAATAGAAGAGATAAAACAGTTGAACCCCGACCAGTACAATGGCGCAAGTTTGTTAGGATTGCGCGGTATTGTGATAAAAAGTCATGGAAGTGCTGATGTGGCTGCTATCGTCAATGCTATTGGTGAAGCAGTACACGAAGTCAAACGACAAGTACCAAGTCGTATTAGTGACCGCTTAGAAGCGGTGTTACTCGAGAGGCATTATTAG
- a CDS encoding beta-ketoacyl-ACP synthase III, producing MYSKILGTGSYLPSQVRSNADLEKMVNTTDEWIVTRTGIRERRISAPDETVADMATIASQNAIDMAGLDKDDIDMIIVATTSGSNAFPSAACEVQAKLGIKHCPAFDMAAACSGFVYALSVADQHIKSGMCKNVLVVGADALSKTCDPTDRGTIILFGDAAGAVVVGVSEEPGILSTHINADGRFGDLLSLKHPGRKKEKSEGEFAQTDDINSWLHMAGNEVFKVAVTQLSRLVKETLKANGMDKSELDWLVPHQANLRIISATAKKLSLPLEQVVITLDRHGNTSAATVPTALDEAVRDGRIQRGQTILLEAFGGGFTWGSALIKF from the coding sequence ATGTACAGTAAAATATTAGGTACGGGCAGTTATCTGCCATCTCAGGTGCGTTCAAACGCAGACTTAGAGAAAATGGTAAATACCACCGATGAATGGATCGTAACAAGAACTGGGATTCGTGAGCGTCGTATTTCTGCACCGGATGAAACGGTAGCTGACATGGCAACAATAGCCTCTCAAAATGCTATCGATATGGCTGGATTAGATAAGGACGATATCGATATGATTATCGTCGCAACGACCAGTGGTTCAAATGCTTTCCCATCGGCTGCCTGTGAAGTTCAAGCAAAATTGGGTATTAAACATTGCCCAGCTTTTGATATGGCGGCAGCCTGCTCTGGATTTGTTTATGCGCTTTCAGTTGCGGATCAACATATCAAATCAGGTATGTGTAAAAATGTATTAGTGGTTGGTGCGGATGCTCTTTCAAAAACCTGCGATCCCACCGATCGTGGCACCATCATTCTTTTTGGTGATGCAGCAGGTGCAGTTGTGGTCGGTGTAAGCGAAGAGCCGGGGATCCTATCGACACACATCAATGCCGATGGGCGTTTTGGCGATCTATTAAGCCTTAAACATCCTGGTCGTAAAAAAGAAAAGAGTGAAGGTGAATTCGCTCAAACTGACGACATAAATAGCTGGCTTCATATGGCTGGAAATGAGGTGTTTAAAGTTGCTGTTACGCAATTATCTCGTTTAGTTAAAGAAACGCTTAAAGCAAATGGTATGGATAAATCCGAACTTGATTGGCTTGTACCACATCAAGCAAACTTACGGATTATCTCTGCGACGGCTAAAAAATTGTCTCTGCCTTTAGAACAGGTAGTTATTACGCTAGATCGCCACGGTAATACGTCTGCGGCAACGGTACCGACGGCATTAGATGAAGCGGTACGCGATGGTCGAATTCAACGTGGGCAGACCATACTATTGGAAGCATTCGGTGGTGGTTTCACCTGGGGCTCCGCTTTAATTAAGTTTTAA
- the fabD gene encoding ACP S-malonyltransferase: MSKFAIIFPGQGSQTVGMLAELGEQFDVVKATFAQASEVLGYDLWALVQNGPAEDLNQTSRTQPALLAASVAIWRVWQEQGLEQPVNLAGHSLGEYSALVCAGVIDFQQAIKLVELRGQFMQEAVPAGVGAMYAIIGLDDESIAKACEEAAQDEIVSPVNFNSPGQVVIAGNKAAVERAGVLCKAAGAKRALPLPVSVPSHCALMQPAADRLEIALQDIEFNTPAIPVINNVDVVAETDPEKIKNALVRQLHSPVRWTEGVQQMSDDGVEKLYELGPSKVLTGLTKRIVKTLTAAAVNDCASLEAAK; the protein is encoded by the coding sequence ATGAGCAAATTTGCTATCATATTTCCGGGTCAAGGTTCTCAAACTGTTGGTATGCTTGCAGAGCTTGGTGAACAATTTGATGTTGTAAAAGCAACCTTCGCTCAGGCTTCTGAAGTGCTAGGTTATGATCTTTGGGCTTTGGTTCAAAATGGCCCAGCAGAAGATTTAAATCAGACTTCTCGCACTCAACCTGCACTGCTTGCTGCATCTGTCGCTATTTGGCGTGTATGGCAAGAACAAGGTTTGGAGCAACCTGTCAATTTAGCAGGACACAGCTTAGGTGAGTATTCTGCCCTTGTTTGTGCTGGAGTGATTGATTTTCAGCAGGCGATTAAACTCGTCGAGTTACGTGGTCAGTTCATGCAAGAAGCAGTACCTGCTGGTGTGGGTGCGATGTATGCCATCATCGGGTTAGACGATGAATCGATCGCAAAGGCCTGTGAAGAAGCGGCGCAAGACGAAATTGTCTCTCCTGTCAACTTCAATTCACCTGGTCAGGTTGTGATTGCTGGCAACAAAGCAGCTGTAGAGAGAGCCGGTGTACTTTGTAAAGCGGCGGGCGCGAAACGAGCGCTGCCTTTGCCTGTATCGGTGCCTTCTCATTGTGCATTAATGCAACCAGCAGCGGATAGATTAGAAATCGCACTGCAAGATATTGAATTTAACACACCAGCTATCCCAGTGATTAATAATGTTGATGTTGTTGCGGAAACGGATCCAGAAAAAATTAAAAATGCTTTGGTTCGTCAACTTCATAGCCCTGTTCGTTGGACCGAAGGTGTTCAACAAATGAGTGATGATGGTGTTGAAAAGCTCTATGAATTAGGTCCAAGCAAAGTGCTAACGGGTTTAACTAAACGTATTGTTAAAACGCTTACCGCTGCGGCAGTAAATGATTGTGCTTCATTAGAAGCAGCGAAGTAA
- the fabG gene encoding 3-oxoacyl-ACP reductase FabG, with amino-acid sequence MRNLEGKVALVTGASRGIGRSIAELLVERGATVFGTATSESGAAAITEYLGENGKGFKLNVTEPESITDVIKEITTNYGGVDILVNNAGITRDNLLMRMKDDEWTDIIDTNLTSIFRLSKAVLRGMMKKRNGRIINVGSVVGTMGNAGQTNYAAAKAGVIGFTKSMAREVSSRGVTINTVSPGFIETDMTKALNDEQRAATLSQVPAGRLGDPREIAAAVAFLASPDAAYITGETLHVNGGMYMV; translated from the coding sequence ATGAGAAACCTAGAAGGCAAAGTAGCACTGGTTACTGGTGCAAGCCGTGGTATTGGACGCTCAATTGCGGAGCTACTTGTTGAACGTGGAGCGACAGTTTTTGGTACGGCAACAAGTGAAAGTGGCGCCGCGGCTATCACTGAATACTTAGGTGAGAATGGCAAAGGTTTTAAACTCAATGTAACTGAGCCAGAATCTATTACAGACGTTATCAAAGAGATCACAACAAATTATGGCGGCGTAGATATTTTAGTTAACAACGCTGGTATTACTCGTGATAATCTATTGATGCGTATGAAAGATGACGAATGGACGGATATCATAGATACTAACCTCACGTCTATTTTCAGACTGTCCAAAGCAGTTTTGCGTGGCATGATGAAAAAACGTAACGGACGTATTATTAATGTCGGTTCTGTTGTCGGAACTATGGGTAACGCAGGTCAAACTAACTATGCCGCAGCGAAAGCGGGTGTGATTGGTTTTACTAAGTCTATGGCACGTGAAGTTTCTTCACGCGGTGTAACAATTAATACTGTTTCACCCGGTTTTATTGAAACTGACATGACAAAAGCACTGAATGATGAGCAGCGTGCTGCTACACTATCTCAGGTACCTGCGGGACGCTTAGGTGACCCACGTGAAATTGCAGCAGCGGTAGCATTTTTAGCTTCTCCAGATGCGGCATATATTACTGGTGAAACACTTCATGTAAACGGTGGAATGTACATGGTTTAA
- the acpP gene encoding acyl carrier protein: MSNLEERVKKIIIEQLGVDEAEVKNEASFVDDLGADSLDTVELVMALEEEFDTEIPDEEAEKITTVQAAIDYVTSAQ; the protein is encoded by the coding sequence ATGAGCAACCTCGAAGAACGCGTAAAGAAAATCATTATTGAACAGCTAGGTGTAGACGAAGCAGAAGTTAAGAACGAAGCTTCATTTGTTGACGATCTAGGTGCAGATTCTTTAGACACTGTTGAGCTAGTAATGGCTTTGGAAGAAGAATTCGATACTGAGATTCCAGACGAAGAAGCTGAGAAAATCACTACTGTTCAAGCTGCAATCGACTACGTTACCAGCGCTCAGTAA
- the fabF gene encoding beta-ketoacyl-ACP synthase II, whose protein sequence is MSKRRVVVTGMGMLSPVGNTVESSWKALLAGQSGIVDIEHFDTSEFTTRFAGLVKDFNCEEYMTKKDARKMDLFIQYGIAAGIQALDDSGFTVTEENAPRIGVAIGSGIGGLGLIETGHKVLSERGPRKISPFFVPSTIVNMIAGNLSIMRGLRGPNIAISTACTTGLHNIGHAARMIAYGDAETMVAGGAEKASTPLGMGGFAAAKALSTRNDEPSKASRPWDKDRDGFVLGDGAGVMVLEEYEQAKARGAKIYCEVVGFGMSGDAYHMTSPSADGSGGALAMEAAMRDAGITGEQIGYINAHGTSTPAGDVAELRGVKRALGEAGSKTVLVSSTKSMTGHLLGAAGSVEAIITAMALVDQIVPPTINLDNPDEECDLDLVPHTARKVDMEYALCNSFGFGGTNGSLIFKKM, encoded by the coding sequence ATGTCAAAGCGTCGCGTAGTGGTTACTGGCATGGGTATGTTGTCACCGGTAGGCAACACTGTAGAATCATCATGGAAAGCCCTGTTAGCAGGTCAAAGCGGTATTGTTGATATCGAACACTTTGATACATCCGAATTTACAACTCGATTTGCAGGTCTAGTCAAAGACTTTAACTGCGAAGAGTATATGACCAAAAAAGATGCGCGTAAGATGGATCTATTTATCCAGTACGGCATCGCAGCGGGTATTCAAGCATTAGATGACTCAGGTTTCACCGTTACTGAAGAGAACGCGCCACGCATTGGCGTCGCAATTGGTTCTGGTATTGGTGGTCTTGGTCTAATTGAAACCGGCCATAAAGTTCTTTCAGAAAGAGGCCCGCGCAAAATTAGCCCCTTTTTTGTGCCATCCACTATCGTTAATATGATCGCAGGTAATCTGTCGATAATGCGAGGCCTTAGAGGCCCCAACATCGCGATTTCTACCGCTTGTACTACTGGCTTACACAATATTGGCCATGCGGCCCGTATGATTGCGTACGGCGATGCAGAGACGATGGTTGCTGGTGGTGCTGAAAAAGCGTCTACGCCTCTTGGTATGGGCGGATTTGCTGCTGCAAAAGCATTGTCAACGCGCAATGATGAACCATCGAAGGCTTCACGCCCTTGGGATAAAGACCGTGATGGGTTTGTTCTTGGTGACGGTGCGGGTGTTATGGTTTTAGAAGAATACGAACAAGCTAAAGCTCGTGGCGCGAAAATCTACTGCGAAGTTGTCGGTTTTGGCATGAGTGGAGACGCTTACCATATGACATCGCCAAGTGCAGATGGTTCTGGTGGTGCGTTAGCGATGGAAGCGGCAATGCGTGATGCTGGTATTACTGGTGAACAAATCGGTTATATCAACGCGCATGGAACGTCTACACCCGCGGGTGATGTTGCAGAGTTAAGAGGTGTAAAACGCGCTCTTGGCGAAGCAGGTTCTAAGACAGTACTTGTCTCTTCTACGAAATCTATGACGGGCCATTTATTGGGTGCTGCAGGTTCTGTAGAAGCCATCATTACTGCAATGGCGTTAGTGGATCAAATTGTGCCCCCAACAATTAACTTAGATAACCCTGATGAAGAGTGTGACCTTGACCTTGTTCCCCACACTGCACGTAAAGTCGATATGGAATACGCATTGTGTAACTCCTTTGGCTTTGGTGGAACAAACGGTTCGCTTATCTTTAAAAAAATGTGA
- the pabC gene encoding aminodeoxychorismate lyase produces the protein MFWVNGQPASMISLSDRSFQYGDGCFTTILTKEGVAQHWPLHINRMQACLDRLVIKSPDWDQVKVWVDQAALKDSLAGIKLHVSRGEGGRGYNPTDVDAVTTTISHFSYPSHYLDWQEKGVDLGICGYKLGIMPLLAGHKHNNRLEQVLLRGEMERVGCQDGVVMNIYDHVVETTMANLFWSKHDILYTPSLASSGVAGVIRRMILKDAQDSGIEVSIGEFSLGHLICADEVFMTNSILGVAPVRKIDRSHFPIGAITRRFQENLNS, from the coding sequence ATGTTTTGGGTGAATGGACAACCAGCGTCAATGATATCTCTTTCTGATCGGTCGTTTCAGTATGGTGATGGCTGTTTTACCACTATTCTTACTAAAGAAGGTGTGGCTCAGCACTGGCCCTTACATATTAATAGAATGCAAGCGTGCCTAGATCGGTTAGTTATTAAGAGTCCAGACTGGGATCAGGTTAAAGTTTGGGTGGATCAAGCGGCGCTCAAAGATTCGTTGGCCGGAATAAAATTGCACGTTAGTCGCGGAGAAGGCGGCAGGGGTTATAATCCTACTGACGTGGACGCAGTGACGACAACAATCAGTCATTTCTCGTATCCTTCCCATTACTTAGATTGGCAAGAAAAAGGTGTCGATTTAGGTATATGTGGTTACAAGCTAGGTATAATGCCGCTTCTTGCTGGGCACAAGCATAATAATCGTTTAGAGCAGGTTCTTCTTAGAGGAGAGATGGAGCGTGTTGGATGTCAAGATGGTGTCGTTATGAATATTTATGATCATGTAGTTGAAACCACAATGGCCAATCTGTTTTGGTCTAAACACGACATATTATACACGCCTAGTTTGGCTTCCTCCGGTGTTGCAGGTGTTATTCGGAGAATGATTTTAAAAGATGCCCAAGATAGTGGGATAGAAGTCTCTATTGGGGAATTCTCCCTGGGTCACCTTATATGTGCAGATGAGGTCTTTATGACGAATTCAATACTCGGTGTTGCCCCTGTGAGAAAAATAGATAGGTCGCACTTTCCAATTGGAGCGATAACGCGACGTTTTCAGGAGAATCTAAATTCGTGA
- the mltG gene encoding endolytic transglycosylase MltG: MIKKLLVLIFIIIGAVVGGYFYIEKQVDLYIDQPLSITKPEIITIKSGSSFQTVLSKFESSGWVNQSQYTKLVRRFRPELTKVKAGTFLVQPGISLSDAIVFISKGKEHQFTITFVEGSRFTEWRTTLAEADSLRHEITDLSESEIAIKLGIEHEKLEGLFLAETYHYTAGMSDLDILKRSHQNLNTVLNQAWEKRQKELPIKTPYEALILASIIEKETAVEEERTKVSSVFVNRLNRRMRLQTDPTVIYGMGDKYKGNIRKKDLQTATPYNTYTINGLPPTPIAMTGKASVDAALNPDKTRYLYFVASGKGGHVFSKSLKEHNRAVQNYLKQLRKK, from the coding sequence GTGATTAAGAAACTGTTGGTTTTAATATTCATCATTATCGGCGCTGTTGTCGGTGGTTATTTTTATATCGAGAAGCAGGTAGACCTTTATATCGACCAACCTCTCTCTATCACTAAACCTGAAATTATTACTATTAAGAGTGGCAGTAGCTTTCAAACGGTGCTCTCTAAATTTGAATCTTCTGGTTGGGTGAACCAAAGTCAATATACAAAGTTAGTAAGAAGGTTTCGCCCAGAGCTAACGAAAGTAAAAGCGGGTACATTTTTAGTTCAGCCAGGTATATCTTTAAGTGACGCCATCGTTTTCATTTCCAAGGGTAAAGAACATCAATTTACTATTACCTTTGTTGAAGGGAGCCGATTTACTGAGTGGCGAACAACGCTGGCGGAAGCAGATTCGTTACGACATGAGATCACGGATCTATCGGAATCAGAGATTGCAATAAAACTCGGCATCGAACATGAAAAATTGGAAGGTTTGTTTTTGGCTGAAACCTACCATTACACCGCGGGGATGTCGGATTTAGACATACTAAAGCGTTCGCACCAAAACCTGAACACGGTATTGAATCAAGCGTGGGAAAAACGCCAAAAAGAACTGCCTATCAAGACGCCTTATGAGGCATTGATACTTGCATCGATTATTGAGAAAGAGACCGCGGTAGAAGAAGAACGAACCAAAGTTTCTTCCGTATTTGTAAACAGACTTAATCGTAGAATGCGTTTGCAAACGGACCCAACTGTTATTTATGGTATGGGAGATAAGTACAAAGGGAATATTCGCAAAAAAGATCTGCAAACGGCAACACCCTACAATACATATACAATAAATGGATTACCTCCTACTCCTATCGCGATGACGGGAAAAGCATCTGTGGATGCCGCATTAAATCCTGATAAAACTCGTTACCTCTATTTTGTTGCAAGCGGCAAGGGTGGTCATGTGTTTTCCAAGAGCTTGAAAGAACATAATCGAGCTGTTCAAAACTATTTAAAACAATTAAGAAAAAAATAA
- the tmk gene encoding dTMP kinase, with protein sequence MIKTKFIVVEGLEGAGKSTAIAAINEVLEQQGIQQVVNTREPGGTVLAEKMRALVKEEHDGEILQDMTELLLMYAARVQLVENVIKPALEHGKWVVGDRHDMSSQAYQGGGRQIPLDTMQKLKQVTLGEFKPDLTLYLDLDPRLGLERARGRGELDRIEKNDISFFDRSRARYLELANEDESVLIVDASQKIEQVAASIKQTLLDWLKANR encoded by the coding sequence ATGATTAAAACCAAATTTATTGTTGTTGAAGGATTAGAAGGTGCTGGAAAAAGCACTGCGATTGCTGCGATTAATGAAGTATTAGAGCAGCAAGGTATTCAACAAGTTGTGAATACGAGAGAGCCTGGCGGTACTGTACTCGCGGAGAAAATGCGCGCGCTGGTGAAGGAAGAACACGACGGTGAAATTTTACAAGATATGACGGAGTTGCTCCTGATGTATGCGGCTCGTGTTCAGTTGGTCGAGAATGTCATCAAACCCGCGCTAGAACACGGTAAGTGGGTCGTTGGCGATCGCCATGATATGTCCTCTCAAGCGTACCAAGGTGGTGGACGTCAGATCCCTCTTGATACCATGCAAAAGCTAAAACAGGTAACCTTAGGCGAATTTAAACCGGATTTAACGCTGTACCTAGACCTCGACCCTCGTTTAGGTCTTGAAAGAGCACGAGGTCGGGGAGAGTTAGATAGAATTGAGAAGAATGATATCAGTTTTTTCGATCGTTCTAGAGCACGCTATTTGGAGCTCGCCAATGAGGATGAATCCGTGTTGATTGTTGATGCGAGCCAAAAAATTGAGCAGGTGGCGGCAAGTATAAAACAAACGCTACTGGATTGGCTTAAGGCGAACAGGTAA